The sequence CATCTTGCCCATGTTCAGTGCGGTGCAGCTCTGTGGTAAACCCCCTAGTGGCCCTGTTGACCCTGTTGGCCCTTGAGTGGAAAGCAGGCTTGTGGAGGTACTTACCTTGGCCCCGCGCAGGCTGAgggaacagagagatgaggacCAAGCCCAGCAGGCAGagactgagtctgactgagaACAGCATCCTGATACCAGCAGACAGGAGGACACAGCACACCTGTGCAGAGGGGGGGGCACAGATGTTAGAGAGgacggaggagagagggagaccagAGAGAAGAGTAGCAAAAAGGGAGGGaccaggcagagggagagaggaggaggaggaggaaagggaagtgtgagagagaggtgcAGGGAAGAAGAGaccaagaggaggagagaaaagacttCAGTTCTCCATATGGCATTTTATAAACATGTCATCAAAGATCACGTTGCAGCACTGAGGCACTTCGATCTGAGTCGACTCGGCTCGACTCCATTAATGtttgtgaaaacacagacatgaaatttCTTTCACTTCGTTGCTGTAAATTTATGCTTAAAATGCCTGTGATgtcattaacattttaaaaatgctgaatgGAGATTGGATGATGATTAGACCTTCATCCGTGGTACAAACGCTGCCCTTTGATGATGTTGAGACTGAGAAGTTCACTCACATCAAAGATCTGTGGACCAAACCCGCCCCTCCCATCAAACCATCTCCACACTGACAGCCCCCTGGTTCCCATGTGCAGAATTCAGTTTATTATAATGATGACGCACAGTTTCTTTGGACATTGGCAAACTATCCGtggatcactgtaaaaaaagTACTGACTGTGAACACATCAGATTCAAACACAGCTGTCAGATGCACCACAGAGCACAGCACGGCGAGCAGGGGGCTTGAAGGTACAGCAGGTGAAAACTGTCACCTTTTACGTGCTCAGCTAAACCTGATCAAAAAACAAGACGGAGAATTATGAATTCTGAAGTAACTGGAGACTGTTGAGCACCTGCAGCCAAGGTGTCTCAGAGAAGACTCTGCACCTGGAGGGTGGAGAAACATCACCTCCCTTTGTTTCCAGCCTGAGCTGCAGCCAACTTTTACATTCAGGCAGTTTTCACTCATTTATTGTGACTGACAGACacaactctgcattttcacCGTGTCAGTATCAGGACAGGAACGCTCGCGgtaataaaaacagattaagGATTATAGGTCTGTAACATACATCACTGTAATAACCAGGAAATGTTCCCTCAGGGATTTAACAGCGAGACTGTGATTCACTGCGGTGAGTTCACGGCGACTCTGAAACACCTGGCTGCTTCTGTGCAAATTGCATAATGAACTTTTAAAGTAGCAGCTTGTGTATAGTTAAGCGTCCTGTTGTGATACGGCCGCATGCTTCTAACTCACGCTGCGGCCTCACAAAATATCCGCTGAGCGTTGCGTCTTTGCATCCGGCGGATCAATCGCTCGCTAAATTCAGCAGTAACCGTCGGTTGTCGCGCAACAGCCACTCGATGCTGAGGAAAAACGTGTAAGACATCGCATCGCTCCtccacaacttttttttgtttacgcTGAATAAACAGCAGCGGAAGTTTGCCTTAATTGAAACGAGCACAGGTGAGACCCCCGCGTTCCGCCATCAGCGGCGACAGCACGCGCGGATCGGTGAAACGCGGACAGAGAAGCCGCGCGCGTCTCACAGCGGGTTCGGCAGGTCTGTGTGGATAAACAGCAGCTCTACCTTCTCAGATCATAGGTTTCCAGGCTCCGCGGCTCCTCTCCTCcggacaggtgtgtgtgagcggCTCGCCAGACCTCCGGGCGTCTCTGATCCACTCTGTTCAGCAACTCTACTCTCCCTCTGCCGAGCGGGAGAGGGGTGACACTCACCGACACACGAGACTACCGGtcacagatttcaaaataaaatctctgcTGACTGCCACGTTTTGGTGGAGACAGGGATGGTCCACCTGCAAGTCAGTGTTGACAGGGACAGTTTGACAGATCGAATAaagtttcttcttctgttctgatGCAAACTGTTTCAGCCCAGTCTGATGATTTTACACACGTCACCTTCACCTGTTCACTGTCCAGCTGACACTGTCAGTGCCATTACACTGACAGtctcagagaggaaggaaaccgtgcagcagcagcctgttcATCACCTGCAGAGCTCTGCAGTAAACACTCTTTCACACTTGCAGCAACATTTCCTCTCAGTTTTAGGGATAATAAGAAAACCTGGACTCACCAGATTTACATAAGAGACTGCTGTAATCACTGAAGCCTCAGCACTTGGACTGTGGAGTACTGAGATTCATCCATGACAGGATTTGTAAACGCTCGTGGTAAAATACCAGCTTCAGTTCACAAGATATTAAGTAATATTCTCAAATCAGACAAGAAAGTTTTTGGTATGTTTTGATTTTCTAGCAAATTATTCAGCGCTCAGCACAAGTTCCCTCTTTTTCTGCATCTTGCAGTTGCTGTGACAAACATGTTTATCGTTATATCAGGAGACCATCTGCTGAAATGAGCTAATTATCCAGTCAAAGGAGTGAAAAACCTATTTAAGTCgttttgaatgtgttttgttcacAAACAGACCTCAGGATACCCACCTGCATAGTTTCACAGCTTATAAactttacaacttttttttaacagcagtttTACAAGTGTGTAGACTTGAGGGCAAATGATTCTGAAGGCTGAGTGTAAACTTTTGTTCGTCTGTCCTGTAACGTCTCAGAGGAAGTCTGAGTTTTCTCTGCCTTCTGTTACATTCAGAGTTTTAAGCTGTATATTGTTGTTAGTGTTCTCCCCAGTTTAAGCCATGAATCAACTATTTTAAAGTATAAAACCTCACAGAAATGAGTTACTGTAAATGTACAGCACATTCATTCAACTGAACAGATTTCTCTTTTAATTTGAAGGCCGTGCTGCCTCACTTCCCATCTGGCTGTTGCTGTGCGTGTCCAGCTTAACGCTTCTGGCAGGTCTCCTCTCAGTTGAGACTTGCAGCGTCCTGATGGGTGTTTCCCGCCTCATTCACCATCCACCCCTGCAGCTATTCATTCCTTTTAGCTGCTTTAATGTGAGGCGAGGCCGCAGAAAAATGCGTTTGAGCGGGAGCCAGTTTGAGCGGCTGCAGGGACAAAACGCGTATTTCTGTGACCCCTGGCTCTGCGCTCCGCGCTCCGTGACTCCCCAGGGTTCCTGTTAATATGCCCCTGTTGGTTCTGGACAGGTGGCTCAGTGTGGAAACTCAGAGTGAGGATCGCGGGGGAAGAATGGAAACACTCCCGTAACACATAATTGTTGTTAGAATGACAGCTTTCCCTCGGGTTCATGGGCGGGTCGGACGGGACTGTggtggacaaacacacaacaccagTGAACCGCAAACACTCAGAAGGTTTGGTTTGTGTTCAGGCACCAgattgtttgtttctctgtgtttacacCTTCATCTGAGAATAAAGGCTGATTCAGGTCACTGGTTATAGGTgatgaaaacaggaagacacAGTGTTTTAACCATAATTTGCTTTTCATtataatgtgtttgtttcacaggGGTAGTTAAATGGACCATGAAAGTCTCCGTATGATCTACAGTAGAGCAACACAGTGACatcctcacagagctgcagctttgGATGTGCAGGTGTCCTGATCTGTGAGACAGCACTGAGCCTTGAATGAATAATGGGCCTCTGTGTGCTGAAGGTGAGGCGCTGGCCTCCTCTGTGCCTCAGTTATTACGGCTCTGTTTGCTGACCATGTAGCCTTTAACCAACAGTGGAATCAGGGGTCTCTGAAGTCTCCTGTATTATCATATTCATGAATATTTAAGAGTAAAATTCTGTGTGTTCCCTTCGTACTCTGAGTCTCACGGCTCTCAAAACGCAGCTTGAATAAACAGCTTGTCATCCTGAGTTTTCTTCAGCAGGGGTGGTTCACCTCTGTGCTCCTTAAACTCAGAGTTAGACTCAGAGTTAAACTCATTACTGTTAGAGTAGCAGCATGAAGCTATTTTGAATTTCAGTGTCAGAGAAACTataaatgaatcattttctGAGCTGATTTCTTCTGCCATCGTTTTGTGTCTGATGGAGGACACAGTGCAAATCCTTCTTTTCTGAACATAACTTGGATTTCTCAGGTGCATTAAGTCGGTTTATTCCAGCACTACAGCCTGAGTTTAAGTATTGATGAAggtcatttgaaaatgtttcatgtgGCCTTCAGTGATCCTCATGAAACACATAATTATTGGTGGTTGTTAACTCTCACTCTAATAGATATCAGAATCCAAACGGAGCCGATGCAGCCTCTGAAACTGAAGCACACGTGCTGTCAGCTCCACACACGTAGATGTTCCCTGGTTTTACCAGTAGGAGGCGATACGTGAAAAGTGATGGGTTTGAGCTCTGACTCTCCACCTTCACAAACAACAAGCAGCAAGTGTGAGGAACAGGATGAGACACATGATTCAACGTATTAACTCTGTTTAGCTGAAACGTGATTCTGACCTTCTGTTACGTTTGGCTGAACACTGACTGGCTGTGACCAGGTTTTGTGGCACAGACGTTTAAAGGAATAATCCAACATCACCTCTTTTCCATCCAAGAGACAGATGAGATCAAAACTGACACCTTCATTCTTTATCTGCGCTAAAACACTGTCAGtgatttaaatttgtttgttttacggGAAGAGTTTTTAAGCATCAttgattaaaatgtgtttggatGCTGACTGAAAGTTTTGTTCCCAAACTGACGTTGGACCAGAACATTTTAAAGATGCACGCTGGCAGTTTTATCAGTTGCTCGGGGGCAAGGTGTTTTCGTTagctcctgctcttcctcagcAGATTTTCCCTGCAGGCCTTTGGGATTCATCTCACTCACTGCGCCCGCTGCTTGTTTACATTCCATCTCTCGAGCCGTCCGCTGCAATCACAGGCCAGCAACTTGATTCTGACGTTGGTGTCATAGTGATCGAAATCATTGTTGAAACAGAGTAACGCGGCTGCAGCCGTGGTGCCACGCACCATTTCACCTCTGTCATCATGAGTTTCCAGCGCTCCTGAAATAAGTGACAGTGGGCCAGTAAGAAAATATCAGCAAAATGTCTTCAGtttgattggattttttttttctgggataCATAAACTGCAGGTGTCATATActtttaatttatcatttttcaaaataactgAACCAGGTTGGTAAAGAATCATCACAGTCTTCAGCTGAAACTGATTTCTATGACGATCATGTCTCAGCTGTGTCAAGGCTTAAACACCCTCCTTCACCCTTCCCCTGTCCTTTCATTTGGATTTTCTTTAATAAGTGAAATCAATAATGGATGAAAGCTTTGTCCTTCCCAGAAACTACTCACAGAATCCTCATAGTTTCCACTAGATTAAAAATAACGTTAGGAATTATCATCACATTCATTAGATGGCTCACGAAACGGTTTGTAGTGGGTTTCTGGATTTATCTAATTTCATCATGAGTTACCTTACATCACATGCTGCATTAATGGTTTTCATAAGTAGATATACTGGTTTCTAAATGGCTGTGGTTTGTCATGGTTTGTGATGGGCTCTCTGATCTGTGTAAAGGTTTCTAATGGGTTCCATTGACGTGTTTAAATGATCATGGTGGCTCCTCTTTGGTTTTCAGTTGCATTATGATTAAATCTCTGGCTGTTTCTGATTGGTTCAGATTGGTTCATGGTTTCCTGGTGATATTTACTCCACCACAGTcttctcaaacagctgcttgctTTCTATTTATGTTTGGTTTCTGTAAAGGCCTAAATATAGACCTCAGTTCATACAGCCAATGCTAAAATCAACCTCTGTGATGACTCACAATGTTGCTGCGAGATCTGTAACACAAGCTACAAATGCTCAGGGCACTGTAGCTCACCGCGATGTGGAGCCTTTCCACAGTTGCTCTACTTCCCTGTTTTTGTTGAATGTGTCTCTACAAGCTCAGAGTCAAAAGTCACTCACCTGGAATTCTCCAAAATCCCCTGGAATTTTCAGGAATGCCGTTCTGTGCTACTTATCACTGAGTCGGGAGGAGTGGATGTGATCAGAGTGAGCCCTCCCCCAGCGGCCGCTGTCACTGCAGCTCTTATAAtaaaaatgaagctgaaaaagaaaaagaagcgtTCATGCTTTTCAAACTCGCTAAatacaaataatgtttttaaattccCCTCATCAGCAGTTTTCAGTGATGAAAAGCTGAACTGAGGCAAAGTCACGACCTGAATGTGACACAGCACGTACTGTACTGTCCTCCACTTCACCTGCTCTGACCTCTCATCCTCTGGCTACAGAAGTTAACGCTCTTGAACCTTGCACAGGATCTCTTGACTctgtgaactttgacctttttaTGAACCGGCTAATAACCATTCGTTACTGGGAGGATTCTTCGGGCTGACAGGAGGGAATGTCTGTAATGAcggttattttttttctgtctttcttggGAAGTGTTTCACCGACAAGTTCAAACCCAAGTTCAACAGTTCATCGCTGACCCAATGATTTATACTCATTTCACAACATGATATTATGCTCTAACATCAGCTTCttagaaattaaaatttaagGTCCTTGTGTTGCATTTAAccagaaaaactgaaagcaaCACATAGACACAAAGCTTCAATTTCCTTTGCtctacacaaacaaaccaaaaaaaacaacttagcGTTTGTCATCAGTGTAATCTGACATGTACTATAATCCCACAAGATTCAACACATATACAGTCACTGGGAGGATTCTCTGTATTGACAGAATGTTTGTTGGTTGTTAATCAATCAGTCCtttatttataattaatttGGATTTCACATGAGAAATGTGTCACAGTaaaaactaaatgcaaatatatATGTGAAGAAATAAAGCAGGTGACTTCAAGCAAATAATTAAAAGCACAACACAAAAGAATATTATATTTTACTAAAAATTGAAATTAAGGTACTATTTTCATATTGTATTTATATTGTAAGAGTTGGGATCTGTGATTGTGGGCTCAGGCTTATCCTCTGCTTGTAATTCTAAATTGTTCCTCATGGAACGTGAAagtgatttttattattatcttaATAAAATCCTCACTATagtattttaaaacaatatCCAGCCGTGATTCTACTCACTGCCtcaatgaaaacattaaagatGCAGGAAAAGCCAAGAGACGCACAGAGTCCCCAGAATCACCCTGCAGGAAGCAAAACGCTGcctgctgagatatttcatcacacacacacacacgcacacacacacacacacacacacacacacacacacacacacacacacacacacacacacacacacaagcacatggtAAAACAGAGACAATACGAAGGTAtagaaaacaaaggaggaagagaaactgAAGCGAAAACAAAGCACTTCAGTTACAGTCTGTCTCTGCACTAAGCTGCTGATCTACCTTTCACTTCTTCACACCCCTCACTTCCTTTCTGGGAATTAGATGTCGCAGGAGAGGATGGAAAAGTAAACACAgcagggggggtgggggggtgcacGTGTTTccaggtgcatgtgtgtgtgtgtgtgtgtgtgtgtgtgcaggagtgtgTAAATGCTGCTGTGATACACACAggtaatgtgtttgtgtgtggaggaggcCTTGAGTTGGCACATGGGGTTAAAAGTCCAAACACCAGCTGTTGGACTGATGTCAGAAACACGACGACGTCTGGGCTCAGTTTCTGAGacaacacagtgcacacagGTGCATCTCAGAACATGTTGAAATAAGAActacatttttcaaatttgtaGATTTTCCCATCTATCATCAGTTTTCATGTCTGGTTGTGAGTCAGACAGGTTCAGCCAGAGGAAGGAAGGTAACAATGCTGAAGAGCTGAGGGGCGCAGCCTCTTTGTTCGCCCAGTGTTCAGCTCCAACATGAAGATGGCTGCTTGGTTCAGAGCCAGCTCACAGCACAGCACTCCCAAACCCAAACCTCCACTCTGTGTTTGAGAGGCCACAGAAAGCTGCTTCATGCAGTTAATTCCTGACACGGTCCTCTCctgttttattgctgtgttCTTTGCAGAAACCTCAGAGAGGACACATGTATTGTTCACTGTCCCCTTAAAGCCAGAACACTGTGCATAGCAGTCTCACTGTGCTGTCCACGCATCAGGGTTTCCTTCATTCCTCAGTGGTCAgtctcctccatcacctccatcACCACAGTTCTGGGTCCTGTTAGGATCAGGTGGCTAATGGTGCGGTAGTCCAGGTTGAGAACGTTGAGGCCATTGACCGACACCACAAACTGGCAAACCTGTGGGTGAGGAGGAGCAGTGAGGGgagtgagaggagtgagaggagtgagaggagCTTAACATACAAGTCCACTGGGTTTCATTGTACTTTCTCCTAACAGAACAACTGTGATGCTACTGTGCATGCATCAGATATCAGATATATCAAATATCAGTAAAGCGGCAGCTTCAGCTGAACGTTGTGCTTTAACCTGCAGTTCAACTAATGGCCACTAGATGTCGACAATTGAAGTCAATGAGAAAGCTCCTTCTTCTctttgaacacacacatcattccTCTCTACAGAATATTATGTCTTCGTCTAATTTCACCCTGTATTTCTAAATACATCAAGGGAATAGCTAACTAAATGTCTTTAGtgactacatttcccatgattcCTACCTTCatccctgcagcagcagctgggccGCAGGGCTCCACAGCCTGGATGTGACACGGCCTGTTTCCTCTCACCACAAACCCCCAGCCCACAGCATCGCCCACAATCtgcggacacacacagaggtgtgtgagtgtgttaggaAAAAAGCACTTCACACACGCGATTACAGCAGAGAAATCATGTACAACAGGTTTTGAAATGTGCGTAAattaaagtgaaagaaaagcatccaaaatgtgagaaatgtgtTCATGTGCATCAGAGACAGTttgtctccttcttcttcttatctTATTGAAAAAGGCTTTCCAGTCTGTAAACTGTTCATCTGTTAACGTACTGTGAATGTTTTCCTGACGTAGGGCCCTCCTGGTTTCTGCAGTTCCTCTGTGCTGACTGGTCTCTTCAGGACTGAACCAGGAACAAaggtaaaaatgtcaaaatgttttttcagcaATAGCACAAGACAAAGCGACATGGAATCAACacggaaaagaaaaatcaaatcagaagTGTGTCACACCAACAGCACTAACATGTGCTGCATGTGAGATATTATATGTTAACATCTGCTTTTA is a genomic window of Toxotes jaculatrix isolate fToxJac2 chromosome 13, fToxJac2.pri, whole genome shotgun sequence containing:
- the LOC121192086 gene encoding DEP domain-containing mTOR-interacting protein-like yields the protein MGPRTAVTPSKAVKAVVGGGCGGQGGARLRSSSDGSRYSRRDVCPPDISSSSSSSPILSNPKSVLKRPVSTEELQKPGGPYVRKTFTIVGDAVGWGFVVRGNRPCHIQAVEPCGPAAAAGMKVCQFVVSVNGLNVLNLDYRTISHLILTGPRTVVMEVMEETDH